Genomic segment of Paenibacillus sp. FSL R5-0623:
AATGCTCAGGTCCTTTTTCACCGCATCTACAATGTCCTGATCACTCCGTTCAACACCTTGACTTCCCCAGATGGCAATTCCGGAGGAGGAGAGGGCGCTAAAGGTCAGAACCGTACTTTGAGATTCCGAGTTCCATTCATGTGTGAAAAGGCCTTTGTACACAACGTTATTCGAAGTGATCTGAACCTTGTTGTCTGCACCAAGACTCCATGTTCCTGTCACGGCACCATGAATCTGCCCATCTGTCGTGAACTGAACGGTCTGGGATGGCTTGATGTCCGCCGTGATGTCCTTACCATGATTCACCCATTGGTACTGACCAGCGATCTCCTGAGTTGTCAGTTGCGTGGTATCTTCTCCCAAAGCCGCATAGCGATATGGAGAAACAACGGGCCAACCATCTGCATTCATATGCATCTCATGTACGCGAACTTCATGTTCTTCGCCACGCCCTGGAAAGCGGGTATGGAAGATGAGAAATTGTTTGCCAGTCTCCGGATCAACATAAGCAGAGTTGTGTCCTGGCGATACATAGCCGCTACCTAGGCCTGTGCCCGGATCACCGATCTGTCTCTCGAAAAGGAAGTTCCCCATTAATTTGACTCCAAACGGTTCAATAGAACGATCATCAAACAATGGTTTATCCTTGTCAGCTTTAACGTTGATCATATCGTTTCCTTCCGCATCGAGGAAAGGCCCATCCGGTGTTTGGGAGCGAGCAACACGAATGTTGTATCCTCCATCAGCACCTAGTCCACCGTAAGACAGGTACAGATAATAATAATCGGTTTCGGGACTGTAGAGCATATAAGGTGCTTCAATACGACTATGATTGCCTCCGGTCAGCTTTTTGCCATAACCTTGATTCGGCAGTGGTTTGCCTGTCGTTGCATCCATCTCCAGAATGAAAATCCCCCCGGAGTATGAGCCATACACCATCCATAACTTGCCGTTTTTATCATAAAAGACATCCGGATCAACCACATTGGGATGAATCGTTGCATCGTAAATGGTACCATCCTCACTGATCTGATCCCACATGCCGGATTTCAACAGAATGCCTTGATCCTTATAAGGGCCTTCGATGTTGTCTGCGACAGCAATGCCGAGCGCTGATCGCGGGGAGTCCCCTTTACAAGCATTGTAGTACATATAAAATTTGCCGTCCGCGAGCTGAATGACATCTGCCGCCCATAACGTATCCGTCTGCGCCCATTCCAGCGCTTCAGCGAATTCCTTGGTTACATTGGGGACAACAGGGTTGTTATCTGTAACGCCGGATGCAACCAAATCCCAGTTCAAAAAGTCTTTGGACTTGGCTACTTGCAGATGAGATCCAAAAATATAAAACGTATCATCCACTTTAATGACAGAAGGGTCATGAACGGAAACATTTTTGAATGATGGAGTTGTGATAGATGTGGTGGAGGTCTGCGAGTCACCCACAGTTGTCCCTGAAGCATTTGCAAACACCAAGACCGGCGCCAAAGTTGTTGCAGTGATTAATGCGGTGCTTAGTACAGAAATGTTAAGTACACGTACCCAATAACGTTTCATACGTTTCCCCTTTCCTAATCCCCGGAATGAAAAATTAACCGATACTTGGCAACACACGATATAAGGTTTGGCAGCCCTCCTTTGGATCGACTCCTAAATCAAGCGCTTTCATTTGTTATATTATCAATTGGTTTATATGTTTGTAAACCATAAATATAATGTTTATAAGACTAAAATGAATAATTAAAGAGAGACGGGAAGAGCCCATACGGCTCATTACACTCAAATAAATCAGTTGTCTTTCTCAAATTAGGATTGAAATTGGGATCGATGATGCGATATTATTACGTTTAAGTAATGTGTTTTAACTATATATCAATCATTTTATATTAATACGAATCAAAAGGGTAAACCGACAATCCCCAACTACATAGGAGGTAAGAACATGAGCACATATCAAAATCAATTAATCGCACAATACACGTTCGAGGATACCGTTCAGATCGGAAAGGACAGTTCCGGTAAGGGACATGATGCTATAGCCAAAGGTGAAATCCTGCCTGTGGTATCCGAGGTGAAAGGTAGATCAGCGGTAACTTTTAACGGGGGAGCGAATGGAACTTCTTATCTGCAATTACCTTCGGATCTGCTTCGGGATGTAAGCGATAACACAGGAATTACGATTGCCACTTGGGTGTTTCTGGGCAAGGGGTCTAATGTGTGGGAACGTATTTTTGACTTTGGTAAAGGGGAGAAGGGGCCGTATTTATTTCTGACACGTCAGCTTCTGGGTACGTTATATGCTGGTGATAATCTGGTTGTCCACCCAAGTCGTGGAGTTACAAGCGGAGAATGGTTGCATATCGCACTCTCGGTGGCAGGCAGCCAAGGGGGGACGTTGAGCAGTGCAGGGCCAATTGTATATGTAAACGGGGAGAAGGCGGCAGATGGATCGATCAGTCAGACGTCCAGTGGCAATTATGCCAAATTACGCGAATGGTTTGACTCTTTCACCGATTCTGAGAATTATAGCCAGAATTATATTGCACGTTCCCAGTATGCGGCTGATGTGGATTTTGCAGGTTCGTTATCCGACTTTCGGATCTATCAAGCAGCACTTACCATGGATGAAGTCATTGAAGTCATGTGTGAATCGCTGACCGATGAAGCGATTGTGAAGCTAGCGGCAGACAAGTACTTGTCCTTCCCGAACCGAATTATCACCAAAGATGTGTCACTGCCCGCAGATTTGCTGGGTGGTAAAGTGAGGGTTCAGTGGAGTTCCAGTGCTCCAGAAGTTCTGTCTGAGAACGGAGAGGTCCAGGCAATCACATCGGCACAAGAGGTTACGCTCCGTGCGCTTCTGAACAGAGGTGATAGTGAGCAGAGTCAACGCTTTGACGTGTCTGTTGTGCCCGCGCATCTCCCGCCTTATACGGTCACCATCCATGGAGATCAGAAGGTAGCTGATATCAGTGAAGTCATGTATGGGCTGTTCTACGAGGATATTAACAATGCGGCAGATGGCGGAATCTATGCAGAGCTTGTTCAGAATCGATCATTTGAATCTTTTGCATTTGATACGTACTCACATGACTCTGGAGAATGTGGTTGTTCGACAGGTCGAAATCGTGAACCTTTGTTTGCCTGGTCAGGCGATACGGAGAAAATGCTCGTACAACATACGGACGGACTGAACGTTCATTTTAACGTGGAAGACCCTGAAGTAAATGCTTATTATGTAACGGTTCAGGATGGGGCAGCGATTCGAAATCGTGGATTCTCCGACTCCAACCAGCATTGTGCCATGTCCATCAAGCAGGGTGAATCCTATGACTTTACCGTATGGGCAAAAGCAGAATCGGCAGGAACAATTACCATTCAATTGCAGGATGGAAGGGACATATCCATCAGTGATTCGGTAACGCTGCATGTTGAAGGCGGGAACACATGGAAGAAATACGGTTTGTCTCTGACCGGAACGGAGACTGTACTTGGTCAACTGGTACTTACGTTTGCAGGTGACATCTCCATCGATATGGTGTCCTTGGTCCCTCAGAATGTATGGGGAGCTGACCCGACAGAAGAGGGAATATCGGCTACAGCACATGCCAACTACACAGGTAATCCGAACTATCGATTGAGAAAAGATCTAATCCAGGCACTGGCAGATCTGCATCCGAAGTTTTTGCGTTTTCCGGGAGGATGTATCTCGGAAGGATCATTTATTTGGGACAACGTATACGACTGGAAGGATTCTGTGGGTCCGGTTGAGCTCCGCAAAGAGAATTATAATGTCTGGGGTTACATGATGACGATGGGCCTTGGTTATATGGAGTACTTCCAATTGGCGGAAGATCTGAATGCCGCTCCGGTTCCAGTCATGGCTTGCGGTGTGTTGTGTCAGGCACGCTCGGATTATGCACACCCTGCGGGTGGCGCTTTAAGAGATTATTATATCCGTAACTTTACAGATCTGATTGACTTTGCGCTCAGTACAGACTTTGAACACAACGAATGGGCAGCGGTACGAAGCCAGATGGGACATCCTGAACCGTTTGATCTTCGTTATCTGGGCGTAGGCAATGAGAACTGGGGCACTGAATTTTTTGCCAACTTCGAAGTATTCAAACGTTCGATAGATGAGTACATGAAACAGAACTATCCTGATCATGAGCTGCACATTATCTCGACGGTTGGTGCTCAGGCAGATGATGATGCGTACCAGGAAGGATGGAAATTCCTCAGCGGAAATCTGACGGGGTCAGCTCAGGTTGCTTTTGCCGATGGTACTGAGGTGATTGAGGAGACCGTAACCTGGTATGAGAATCAGGACAATTACATGGACACCATCGCAGATGAGCACTACTACCGCTCCAATGAATATTTGCTGAATAACGTAGATCGATACAACTACTATGACCGAGCTTATCATGAAGATGGCAGTATCGATTGGAAAGAAACATCCAAAGTATTTGTTGGAGAATATGCTTCCACGGACAAAAATACGCTGGCAGGAGCGGTCGCAGAAGCTGCGATCATGACCGGATTTGAAAATAATGCAGACGTTGTTCGTTTGGCTGCCTATGCGCCATTGTTCAACAAAGTACTAACGGACGGTACCTACCGCTGGACGCCGGACTGCATCTGGTTTGATGATGTCACGGTATGGTATACACCGAACTATTATGTACAGCAGCTTTTTGCAAAACATGTAGGAGATCAGGTGCTTGAGACTTCGTTCTCCACCTACAGCAAAGGTAAACCGTTGAGTCTCATTCCGCGTGGCGGCATCGAGATTGCAACAGGTGATGCAGACATCGTGGTGAAACGAGTCACGGTCACGTCCAATGTGGATGACAGTTTGATGTTTGATGAAGATTTCAGGGTACGTACAGAGCCTAGTGAGGCATGGAACCAGATTCCCGGATCGGAAGGATACACGTTGGCCGAAGGAAAAGGACTCATTTTGAAGGCACAATCAAGTGGATTGAATGGATTGTACCTGTTGAATGACGAATGGACTAACTACAAGGTGCAGGTTGAGGCTGAAAGAATTTCAGGTGAGGATGGTTTTTACATCGGCGTGGGACTGACAGATATCTCGTCCGAGAACAAGGATGTCATTGAGTACGCAATCAGTTACGGGGGAAGTGCCACAGCGGTGAAGGTGTACAAACAAGGGATTGAGGGTTACACCTTAGGAGACTATTCATCCAGTTCGGCAGCGGGTAACCTGAGAGCGGCCAACTATGAACCACTCGAGAATGGGACCGATTACACAATCACGGTTAACTATGGTGGTGATACAGGAAAGAATCTGATCTGCTCCTATACAGACGGACGTAATATCAGCAAGGTTCTGGAGTACAAGCTGGAAGCTTACAACCGGGAAGTATTCCACTCTGTTACGAAAGACGCACGGCATGTATATGTGAAACTGGTCAATGCAGATGGCGTGGATAAATCAACCCGGATTTGCCTTCAGGATCTGAAGGTTGATGCTTCAGCCAGATTGATCACACTTACTGGAGAAGATCATTTGGTGCATGTGCCGAATGTGAATCAGAAGAATGATGAGAAAGTGGTTCCCCAAGAACAGGAGATCAAGTTGAATGGTGAATCAGTGATCGTTGGTTTGTCAGCTCATTCGGTAAATGTTCTTATTATGGATCTTCTGTAAGCAAAATATATAAATAAAGGCCCCCTTAAGCAGACATCTGTCGTTTGCGATAAGGGGGCGTTTTGCTATTGAACTTCTTTTGAACTAAAAAGCAATTACTTTTCCACAAAAGGATTAACATGTCTTTAGTCCGTATGTTAACCAATGAGGACATGATCCTCTGCATAACCGATCTTGGATGTGCGTTTCTTCTGCGCCAATGCAAAAGCCAGTGTTAGTGGTCCCAGTCGTCCTGCAAACATCGTAATGGTGACGATAATTTTACCCGCAACACTCAACTCACTTGTCAGACCCATCGATAGTCCTGTGGTGCTAAATGCTGAAGTGGCTTCAAACAG
This window contains:
- a CDS encoding family 43 glycosylhydrolase, with the protein product MKRYWVRVLNISVLSTALITATTLAPVLVFANASGTTVGDSQTSTTSITTPSFKNVSVHDPSVIKVDDTFYIFGSHLQVAKSKDFLNWDLVASGVTDNNPVVPNVTKEFAEALEWAQTDTLWAADVIQLADGKFYMYYNACKGDSPRSALGIAVADNIEGPYKDQGILLKSGMWDQISEDGTIYDATIHPNVVDPDVFYDKNGKLWMVYGSYSGGIFILEMDATTGKPLPNQGYGKKLTGGNHSRIEAPYMLYSPETDYYYLYLSYGGLGADGGYNIRVARSQTPDGPFLDAEGNDMINVKADKDKPLFDDRSIEPFGVKLMGNFLFERQIGDPGTGLGSGYVSPGHNSAYVDPETGKQFLIFHTRFPGRGEEHEVRVHEMHMNADGWPVVSPYRYAALGEDTTQLTTQEIAGQYQWVNHGKDITADIKPSQTVQFTTDGQIHGAVTGTWSLGADNKVQITSNNVVYKGLFTHEWNSESQSTVLTFSALSSSGIAIWGSQGVERSDQDIVDAVKKDLSISNTDHVFFNLSLPTRGTSDADITWKSSNASALSATGVVQRPRAGKGDAKVKLTATIRKGTAISSKTFNVIIPQQAVSPLLGEYTFEHKKLAKVAQDSSKNKYHGQAFNVVSSAASGKNQASTFNGTDSYIQLPGLITDTTDFTFSAWINWDGGGSWQRIFDFGNGLTRHMFLTPSQQNGALQFTIHNEGRDQSLIAASPLPSKEWVHVAVTLQGDVGTLYVNGTSVASSSEITFNPKDLQVTEAYVGKSRYTADPFYKGSLDNVKVYDKALTAKEIQRQAKEKP
- a CDS encoding alpha-L-arabinofuranosidase C-terminal domain-containing protein; amino-acid sequence: MSTYQNQLIAQYTFEDTVQIGKDSSGKGHDAIAKGEILPVVSEVKGRSAVTFNGGANGTSYLQLPSDLLRDVSDNTGITIATWVFLGKGSNVWERIFDFGKGEKGPYLFLTRQLLGTLYAGDNLVVHPSRGVTSGEWLHIALSVAGSQGGTLSSAGPIVYVNGEKAADGSISQTSSGNYAKLREWFDSFTDSENYSQNYIARSQYAADVDFAGSLSDFRIYQAALTMDEVIEVMCESLTDEAIVKLAADKYLSFPNRIITKDVSLPADLLGGKVRVQWSSSAPEVLSENGEVQAITSAQEVTLRALLNRGDSEQSQRFDVSVVPAHLPPYTVTIHGDQKVADISEVMYGLFYEDINNAADGGIYAELVQNRSFESFAFDTYSHDSGECGCSTGRNREPLFAWSGDTEKMLVQHTDGLNVHFNVEDPEVNAYYVTVQDGAAIRNRGFSDSNQHCAMSIKQGESYDFTVWAKAESAGTITIQLQDGRDISISDSVTLHVEGGNTWKKYGLSLTGTETVLGQLVLTFAGDISIDMVSLVPQNVWGADPTEEGISATAHANYTGNPNYRLRKDLIQALADLHPKFLRFPGGCISEGSFIWDNVYDWKDSVGPVELRKENYNVWGYMMTMGLGYMEYFQLAEDLNAAPVPVMACGVLCQARSDYAHPAGGALRDYYIRNFTDLIDFALSTDFEHNEWAAVRSQMGHPEPFDLRYLGVGNENWGTEFFANFEVFKRSIDEYMKQNYPDHELHIISTVGAQADDDAYQEGWKFLSGNLTGSAQVAFADGTEVIEETVTWYENQDNYMDTIADEHYYRSNEYLLNNVDRYNYYDRAYHEDGSIDWKETSKVFVGEYASTDKNTLAGAVAEAAIMTGFENNADVVRLAAYAPLFNKVLTDGTYRWTPDCIWFDDVTVWYTPNYYVQQLFAKHVGDQVLETSFSTYSKGKPLSLIPRGGIEIATGDADIVVKRVTVTSNVDDSLMFDEDFRVRTEPSEAWNQIPGSEGYTLAEGKGLILKAQSSGLNGLYLLNDEWTNYKVQVEAERISGEDGFYIGVGLTDISSENKDVIEYAISYGGSATAVKVYKQGIEGYTLGDYSSSSAAGNLRAANYEPLENGTDYTITVNYGGDTGKNLICSYTDGRNISKVLEYKLEAYNREVFHSVTKDARHVYVKLVNADGVDKSTRICLQDLKVDASARLITLTGEDHLVHVPNVNQKNDEKVVPQEQEIKLNGESVIVGLSAHSVNVLIMDLL